One Ficedula albicollis isolate OC2 chromosome 15, FicAlb1.5, whole genome shotgun sequence genomic window carries:
- the SNRNP35 gene encoding U11/U12 small nuclear ribonucleoprotein 35 kDa protein has translation MADWAPIAKEYDPLKAGSIDGTDEEPHDRAIWRAMLARYVPNKGVTGDPHLTLFVARLNLQTTEEKLKEVFSRYGDIRKIRLVRDLVTGFSKGYAFIEYKEERALLKAHRDANRLVIDQHEIFVDFELERTLKGWIPRRLGGGFGGKKESGQLRFGGRDRPFRKPINLPNMKNDFYGEGSSEKRNWSREGARDWRTRDRDHERSRDKRWPERERSWAWGDSERDRDSKEERSRGRERKDRDRKDRDRDRSRDRDSKKQRDDEKHR, from the coding sequence ATGGCTGACTGGGCCCCCATAGCGAAGGAGTACGACCCGCTCAAGGCTGGCAGCATCGATGGCACGGACGAGGAGCCCCACGACCGGGCCATATGGCGGGCCATGCTGGCACGGTACGTACCCAACAAGGGCGTCACGGGAGATCCTCACCTCACCCTCTTCGTGGCGAGGCTCAATCTTCAGACCACAGAAGAGAAGTTAAAGGAGGTTTTTTCCCGCTACGGAGACATCCGGAAGATCCGTCTGGTTCGAGACCTGGTCACGGGGTTTTCCAAGGGTTACGCGTTTATCGAGTACAAGGAGGAGCGCGCACTCCTGAAGGCTCACAGAGATGCCAACAGGCTGGTCATCGACCAGCATGAGATCTTCGTAGACTTTGAACTGGAAAGAACTCTCAAAGGATGGATTCCCCGGAGGCTTGGGGGTGGGTTTGGAGGCAAAAAAGAGTCTGGGCAGCTGCGGTTCGGAGGACGGGACAGACCTTTTCGAAAGCCCATCAATTTGCCAAACATGAAAAATGATTTCTATGGGGAAGGATcatcagagaaaagaaactggTCTCGTGAGGGAGCAAGGGACTGGAGAACAAGGGATCGGGACCACgagaggagcagggacaaaCGCTGGCCAGAAAGGGAGAGGTCGTGGGCTTGGGGTGACAGTGAGAGAGACAGGGACTCcaaagaggagaggagcagggggagggagaggaaggacagagacaggaaggacagggataGAGACcggagcagggacagagataGCAAGAAGCAAAGAGATGATGAGAAGCACCGCTAG